In Oryzias melastigma strain HK-1 unplaced genomic scaffold, ASM292280v2 sc00616, whole genome shotgun sequence, the sequence CCCTGGAATGAAGTATAAACCTATTTAAAATCACATAATTAAATGTATATCACATAAGATTATATCAATTAAGTGTAATTTGTGATTGAAATGCCTTGAACAAATAAGCAGGTATGTAAAGGATGTATAGGAGAAAaatggttgtcatggaaacattGGTGGCTTTTATAGGAAATTCAACCTTCATTCAGCTCCTGCTACTGTCAACATACGATTTTGTGGTGAAGTAGATGtagatttcaaacaaaaacattttcatttgtctttttaatgaaaataaaaaaatcacataatgcacattttaaacaaataaactgggcaaaaagtacttttaaatGCATACAATAAGAGTTAATTAAAGAGAGCCATTGCAAATTTTCCGATTCTTTTAGCCATCTGTTGAAGAAAATCAATGATTCTTAAATGACCCATGaaatagaatttatttatttattttaacaaattcaacATAACATGTCacactgaaaattacaaaacaaaggGAGTTGTACAATCTTATCACCAGCATCCAGTAATAAAGTTTGAACAGccaataagaaaataaaaatattatattgataatttaaatgaataatattaaatgcataaaataatttaaaaataaacaaataaataacataaatttcaaataaacccagaagaaaaggaaaaaaaatgggacaaacattttcactttgaaaATTTTATAAAATCTAGCTCAAAGGTGAGTTGTCATGGAaatgtggagagaaaaaaataaaactttgaaaatgcaaaaaaagtaatattaaacAGCATTTTAGATCAAATGTGGCAACCTTATATATTCACAAccaaaactgatttatttacacAGTTTCTCAAAAGCAAAACGTGCGCACTTTTTTGAGCAAACAACCTCAATATCCCTTTTTTTAAGCTctcatttattcttttcatGTCTGGTATTGTGCCCAGCTCACTAGATTTTGACAACAGAGCATGTGTCCCTCAGTCAAAATAACtctttggaaaaataaacattgctCAAGTTTGCAACATTTCTTAATTTgcttttaaccttaaataaaaaaagtgtttgttttctgtgtttgtgttacaGGGAGAGAACGGTGTGGTTTATTACATGACTCTGAATGTTGTGGAGACAAACTGCAGCGTTCTTAGCAGGAAGGACTGGAAGGAGTGTGAGGCTCGTCCAGTCAGCGACCACCAGGTTAgaaaacactcacacacacactgtgtAGAAACCATATGAAATTCAAATTCtactttatttatgtagcacTTTTCCTACTACAGAGCATTTGTAAGtgctttccaaaataaaatagataacagtaaaacaaaaaatacacataacaGTAAACATACACATCTTGTTGTAcaatcaaatgaaatcaaattaatttttagtaaaaaattataaaattaNNNNNNNNNNNNNNNNNNNNNNNNNNNNNNNNNNNNNNNNNNNNNNNNNNNNNNNNNNNNNNNNNNNNNNNNNNNNNNNNNNNNNNNNNNNNNNNNNNNNNNNNNNNNNNNNNNNNNNNNNNNNNNNNNNNNNNNNNNNNNNNNNNNNNNNNNNNNNNNNNNNNNNNNNNNNNNNNNNNNNNNNNNNNNNNNNNNNNNNNNNNNNNNNNNNNNNNNNNNNNNNNNNNNNNNNNNNNNNNNNNNNNNNNNNNNNNNNNNNNNNNNNNNNNNNNNNNNNNNNNNNNNNNNNNNNNNNNNNNNNNNNNNNNNNNNNNNNNNNNNNNNNNNNNNNNNNNNNNNNNNNNNNNNNNNNNNNNNNNNNNNNNNNNNNNNNNNNNNNNNNNNNNNNNNNNNNNNNNNNNNNNNNNNNNNNNNNNNNNNNNNNNNNNNNNNNNNNNNNNNNNNNNNNNNNNNNNNNNNNNNNNNNNNNNNNNNNNNNNNNNNNNNNNNNNNNNNNNNNNNNNNNNNNNNNNNNNNNNNNNNNNNNNNNNNNNNNNNNNNNNNNNNNNNNNNNNNNNNNNNNNNNNNNNNNNNNNNNNNNNNNNNNNNNNNNNNNNNNNNNNNNNNNNNNNNNNNNNNNNNNNNNNNNNNNNNNNNNNNNNNNNNNNNNNNNNNNNNNNNNNNNNNNNNNNNNNNNNNNNNNNNNNNNNNNNNNNNNNNNNNNNNNNNNNNNNNNNNNNNNNNNNNNNNNNNNNNNNNNNNNNNNNNNNNNNNNNNNNNNNNNNNNNNNNNNNNNNNNNNNNNNNNNNNNNNNNNNNNNNNNNNNNNNNNNNNNNNNNNNNNNNNNNNNNNNNNNNNNNNNNNNNNNNNNNNNNNNNNNNNNNNNNNNNNNNNNNNNNNNNNNNNNNNNNNNNNNNNNNNNNNNNNNNNNNNNNNNNNNNNNNNNNNNNNNNNNNNNNNNNNNNNNNNNNNNNNNNNNNNNNNNNNNNNNNNNNNNNNNNNNNNNNNNNNNNNNNNNNNNNNNNNNNNNNNNNNNNNNNNNNNNNNNNNNNNNNNNNNNNNNNNNNNNNNNNNNNNNNNNNNNNNNNNNNNNNNNNNNNNNNNNNNNNNNNNNNNNNNNNNNNNNNNNNNNNNNNNNNNNNNNNNNNNNNNNNNNNNNNNNNNNNNNNNNNNNNNNNNNNNNNNNNNNNNNNNNNNNNNNNNNNNNNNNNNNNNNNNNNNNNNNNNNNNNNNNNNNNNNNNNNNNNNNNNNNNNNNNNNNNNNNNNNNNNNNNNNNNNNNNNNNNNNNNNNNNNNNNNNNNNNNNNNNNNNNNNNNNNNNNNNNNNNNNNNNNNNNNNNNNNNNNNNNNNNNNNNNNNNNNNNNNNNNNNNNNNNNNNNNNNNNNNNNNNNNNNNNNNNNNNNNNNNNNNNNNNNNNNNNNNNNNNNNNNNNNNNNNNNNNNNNNNNNNNNNNNNNNNNNNNNNNNNNNNNNNNNNNNNNNNNNNNNNNNNNNNNNNNNNNNNNNNNNNNNNNNNNNNNNNNNNNNNNNNNNNNNNNNNNNNNNNNNNNNNNNNNNNNNNNNNNNNNNNNNNNNNNNNNNNNNNNNNNNNNNNNNNNNNNNNNNNNNNNNNNNNNNNNNNNNNNNNNNNNNNNNNNNNNNNNNNNNNNNNNNNNNNNNNNNNNNNNNNNNNNNNNNNNNNNNNNNNNNNNNNNNNNNNNNNNNNNNNNNNNNNNNNNNNNNNNNNNNNNNNNNNNNNNNNNNNNNNNNNNNNNNNNNNNNNNNNNNNNNNNNNNNNNNNNNNNNNNNNNNNNNNNNNNNNNNNNNNNNNNNNNNNNNNNNNNNNNNNNNNNNNNNNNNNNNNNNNNNNNNNNNNNNNNNNNNNNNNNNNNNNNNNNNNNNNNNNNNNNNNNNNNNNNNNNNNNNNNNNNNNNNNNNNNNNNNNNNNNNNNNNNNNNNNNNNNNNNNNNNNNNNNNNNNNNNNNNNNNNNNNNNNNNNNNNNNNNNNNNNNNNNNNNNNNNNNNNNNNNNNNNNNNNNNNNNNNNNNNNNNNNNNNNNNNNNNNNNNNNNNNNNNNNNNNNNNNNNNNNNNNNNNNNNNNNNNNNNNNNNNNNNNNNNNNNNNNNNNNNNNNNNNNNNNNNNNNNNNNNNNNNNNNNNNNNNNNNNNNNNNNNNNNNNNNNNNNNNNNNNNNNNNNNNNNNNNNNNNNNNNNNNNNNNNNNNNNNNNNNNNNNNNNNNNNNNNNNNNNNNNNNNNNNNNNNNNNNNNNNNNNNNNNNNNNNNNNNNNNNNNNNNNNNNNNNNNNNNNNNNNNNNNNNNNNNNNNNNNNNNNNNNNNNNNNNNNNNNNNNNNNNNNNNNNNNNNNNNNNNNNNNNNNNNNNNNNNNNNNNNNNNNNNNNNNNNNNNNNNNNNNNNNNNNNNNNNNNNNNNNNNNNNNNNNNNNNNNNNNNNNNNNNNNNNNNNNNNNNNNNNNNNNNNNNNNNNNNNNNNNNNNNNNNNNNNNNNNNNNNNNNNNNNNNNNNNNNNNNNNNNNNNNNNNNNNNNNNNNNNNNNNNNNNNNNNNNNNNNNNNNNNNNNNNNNNNNNNNNNNNNNNNNNNNNNNNNNNNNNNNNNNNNNNNNNNNNNNNNNNNNNNNNNNNNNNNNNNNNNNNNNNNNNNNNNNNNNNNNNNNNNNNNNNNNNNNNNNNNNNNNNNNNNNNNNNNNNNNNNNNNNNNNNNNNNNNNNNNNNNNNNNNNNNNNNNNNNNNNNNNNNNNNNNNNNNNNNNNNNNNNNNNNNNNNNNNNNNNNNNNNNNNNNNNNNNNNNNNNNNNNNNNNNNNNNNNNNNNNNNNNNNNNNNNNNNNNNNNNNNNNNNNNNNNNNNNNNNNNNNNNNNNNNNNNNNNNNNNNNNNNNNNNNNNNNNNNNNNNNNNNNNNNNNNNNNNNNNNNNNNNNNNNNNNNNNNNNNNNNNNNNNNNNNNNNNNNNNNNNNNNNNNNNNNNNNNNNNNNNNNNNNNNNNNNNNNNNNNNNNNNNNNNNNNNNNNNNNNNNNNNNNNNNNNNNNNNNNNNNNNNNNNNNNNNNNNNNNNNNNNNNNNNNNNNNNNNNNNNNNNNNNNNNNNNNNNNNNNNNNNNNNNNNNNNNNNNNNNNNNNNNNNNNNNNNNNNNNNNNNNNNNNNNNNNNNNNNNNNNNNNNNNNNNNNNNNNNNNNNNNNNNNNNNNNNNNNNNNNNNNNNNNNNNNNNNNNNNNNNNNNNNNNNNNNNNNNNNNNNNNNNNNNNNNNNNNNNNNNNNNNNNNNNNNNNNNNNNNNNNNNNNNNNNNNNNNNNNNNNNNNNNNNNNNNNNNNNNNNNNNNNNNNNNNNNNNNNNNNNNNNNNNNNNNNNNNNNNNNNNNNNNNNNNNNNNNNNNNNNNNNNNNNNNNNNNNNNNNNNNNNNNNNNNNNNNNNNNNNNNNNNNNNNNNNNNNNNNNNNNNNNNNNNNNNNNNNNNNNNNNNNNNNNNNNNNNNNNNNNNNNNNNNNNNNNNNNNNNNNNNNNNNNNNNNNNNNNNNNNNNNNNNNNNNNNNNNNNNNNNNNNNNNNNNNNNNNNNNNNNNNNNNNNNNNNNNNNNNNNNNNNNNNNNNNNNNNNNNNNNNNNNNNNNNNNNNNNNNNNNNNNNNNNNNNNNNNNNNNNNNNNNNNNNNNNNNNNNNNNNNNNNNNNNNNNNNNNNNNNNNNNNNNNNNNNNNNNNNNNNNNNNNNNNNNNNNNNNNNNNNNNNNNNNNNNNNNNNNNNNNNNNNNNNNNNNNNNNNNNNNNNNNNNNNNNNNNNNNNNNNNNNNNNNNNNNNNNNNNNNNNNNNNNNNNNNNNNNNNNNNNNNNNNNNNNNNNNNNNNNNNNNNNNNNNNNNNNNNNNNNNNNNNNNNNNNNNNNNNNNNNNNNNNNNNNNNNNNNNNNNNNNNNNNNNNNNNNNNNNNNNNNNNNNNNNNNNNNNNNNNNNNNNNNNNNNNNNNNNNNNNNNNNNNNNNNNNNNNNNNNNNNNNNNNNNNNNNNNNNNNNNNNNNNNNNNNNNNNNNNNNNNNNNNNNNNNNNNNNNNNNNNNNNNNNNNNNNNNNNNNNNNNNNNNNNNNNNNNNNNNNNNNNNNNNNNNNNNNNNNNNNNNNNNNNNNNNNNNNNNNNNNNNNNNNNNNNNNNNNNNNNNNNNNNNNNNNNNNNNNNNNNNNNNNNNNNNNNNNNNNNNNNNNNNNNNNNNNNNNNNNNNNNNNNNNNNNNNNNNNNNNNNNNNNNNNNNNNNNNNNNNNNNNNNNNNNNNNNNNNNNNNNNNNNNNNNNNNNNNNNNNNNNNNNNNNNNNNNNNNNNNNNNNNNNNNNNNNNNNNNNNNNNNNNNNNNNNNNNNNNNNNNNNNNNNNNNNNNNNNNNNNNNNNNNNNNNNNNNNNNNNNNNNNNNNNNNNNNNNNNNNNNNNNNNNNNNNNNNNNNNNNNNNNNNNNNNNNNNNNNNNNNNNNNNNNNNNNNNNNNNNNNNNNNNNNNNNNNNNNNNNNNNNNNNNNNNNNNNNNNNNNNNNNNNNNNNNNNNNNNNNNNNNNNNNNNNNNNNNNNNNNNNNNNNNNNNNNNNNNNNNNNNNNNNNNNNNNNNNNNNNNNNNNNNNNNNNNNNNNNNNNNNNNNNNNNNNNNNNNNNNNNNNNNNNNNNNNNNNNNNNNNNNNNNNNNNNNNNNNNNNNNNNNNNNNNNNNNNNNNNNNNNNNNNNNNNNNNNNNNNNNNNNNNNNNNNNATGTACTGATGGATAAATACCATGTATTTCACAGttttacttttgcaaaaaatttATCAATATATAAACTAATCttaaatcatcatttaaaaaaaagtgaaatattgtctggtgCTGTCTGAGAAAAAGCATGGTTTTTATGATTATGAGTTATTACATTGTCTAGAAGATGACATCATCTTCCATcatctttgttcattttttcccctcattttttatttctttttttattgtgttattcaGTCAGTTTTAATCCttgaaatgaatttaaaaaataattaaataaaatagaaaaagcaatattttttactCAAGTAAAGAAATATTTGCTGTGGTTTAAGCAAAAACTTTACCAAAACATTGCAgcccagaaaaaataaataaaaatacattaaatatctGGGAAAAAAGCAGAGGCTTGACTTGAAATCATTGATTTATTGAAGATGTTGATGtgctttactgttttttaagtgttctttGGGTAGaattttttcattattgttcATACACTACATGGTTAGGGTGAGTTTTCCCTTTAAAAGTTGAGGAAGAACCGAAGACGGAGATCCTGGTTTGTGCACATCCACCTGCCTGCACATTAACTAATGAATTCCACATGAGCTGCAGAGGACATGCTCAGAACTGATCTGCACACTCTCttctattgttacttttgtgaaGTCAAACTAAGAACAAAACCAGCAAAAGTTGttcatttcagttttagtttttcagtgGTTTTTTGTACGAGTTTGAAGCTGTCAGGATTGCATGCAGGAAACAAAACTGTAGAAACTTtgctgttaaaaatgtgtttgctttaATGAGTGGTTTTCCCTTTTCCCCAGTGGCCTTTGACCCCCAGTCGGAGTCAGGCATTGGCCTGCAGTGCAGCAGATAGCGCCTGTTTGCTCATCCTTTTGGAGAGAGGGGAAAGTCCAGCATCTGTCTCACATGTCTGTCGAAACGCCGTCCGTAAAAACTAGGGTAACCAGTTTTTGGAAAGGACTATCTCCGGACCAGCACATGTTAAAAAATCTATCCGGATAGTTTTGTCTCAGTGGGTAAGGTTGGGCTTTTTGTTGGGTCAAGactgcgtgtttgtgtgttttagaggATGAGTGGGTTCCTGCTGGTCCTTTGTCTTGCTTTGTGGCACCAGGGGGGGACAGCGGGGCCCGACCCGCCGGGCTGCAGCAGCCCTGATGCGGTGAGGGCAGCAGAAGAGGCTCTGGAGCAGATCAACCAGGACAGGACAAGCGGATACATCCTGAGCCTCAATAGACTGTATGATGTCTCCCACACGCCACAACAGGTTTGGGTCAGCACTAAAATATGCGTGCATGAGCAAAGATTATATTCTACACTTTATTGAGACCCACAGGTTGAAACTCTAACCGTGGATTGGATTTTTACCAGTTCTTGATTAGGAAATTTGGAACCTAAGATGATTGGTTAAGCAGTTAATATAATCAGTTTTGGCCACGCCCTCAGGAATGCATGACTTTGAGTCTTGCTGCTACCAAAGGGAGGCGTTTCAGTTTAAATACACTTGTTCCAAAGTTTGCAATAAGTTGCAATGTTTCCTAATATCGCATTTATATTCTGTTTTGTTATCCGAAGTTGAGCGAGTTATCATGTAGTTCTTCAAAAGCTGAACCGTCTCTTGCAGGTGACCAATTAAGCTATAAAAGGGGcacaaatatttaagttttatgggcaacagcttaaaaacatgtgttttctGTCTTCAAATAATGTCTGTCCCAGATGAAAATAAGGAAAactttagcaaaagaaaaaaagttatgtattttttttaaacaccatattttataacatttttaaaatctgtgttttttcacaGGAGCGAGGGGGGTCAGTCTACACTCTGACCATTGATGTCATGGAGACTAAATGTCATATAACCAGCAAGAAAGCCTGGAAACAATGTCAAGTCAAAGGCATTGGAGATGTTCCAGTGAGTAAAAAGTAGATTTGCAAGATTTTTAACTGAATTGTTGCCATAACAGGAAGCCAAAAGAactgtgtaaacattttttattattattattttaagctttttgcattaaaaaataaagaaaaattaaaaacacacatttaaaaagtagcttgatcaaagtttgaaaagATATAATCAGTTTGTGGGTCTTGTttggtaaaattaatttaaaaaattcatgCAATAAGTACCAAGCACAATTAAATATAGACATTTGGACAACAATATTATAGTAAAGTCAGCCAAAATAGAGCACAGATTAATAACCAAACACATAAATCTCTTTCAAAAATGAGAATGGAAATACCAAAAGAACAAATCCCAGCAATGCACCTTTTAACATCGTagtgcaaaataaacaaataataaatactaGTTTGCTTGACTTGATgcctagcttttttttttacaaacacattttaaaacctaaaaaaatataatagaattatccttttttttagccCCTACTGTGTACAATTTGTGGGATGCAtgatggtgtagtggttagcatcCCGCCTCACAGCAAGATGTCCCAAGTTCTAATTCCGGCTGGGACCTTTGCATGTTTGCGTATTCTCCCTGTTAGCTTTCTTCAGGCattctggcttcctcccaccatccaaaaacattcCACATGGGTTAATTTGTATCTATGAATTGTCCTGTGTGGCCCTGTAACAGACTGGTGACCGGTTCAGGGTGCCTTCGAACAGTAGTTAGATTAGCTCCAGAGAGACTGAGAGAAATATAGGGGTTCCCAAAATGGACTGAAGGATGAAaacaattgtattttaaatctgaaatacTTTTTCTGCTATTTCCCCTCTGTCataatttttccacttttactaCAATCTTCTATTGACACTTAGACCTTGTATTTAGGCGGCAGTACTAATTTCAGTCAGATTTCATTATCTTtatgcaggatttttttaatgggctttttaaaaagttgattattttatcCCTCAGCTTTGATTTAAGTTTATAAAGTGGGGCCAAATTtgtttagtcagccaccaattgtgcaagttctcccccTTAAAAAGATGACAGGTCTGTAGTTTTCATTGTAGATATTTCTCAACTATAAgagacaaaattagaaaaaaaaaatccagaataacattgtctgatttttaaagaatttatttgtaaattatggcgGAAAATAAGTGTCtagtcaataacaaaagttcaactcaatactttgttatgtACCCTTTGTCTGTAAGacagttttcacaaactgttgctggtatttttgacccattcctccatgcagatctcctctagagcagtgatgttttgggcaGCTCagaactccctccaaagattttcaatggggttgagatctggagactggctaggtcACTCCAGGACCTTAAAATGCGTCTTATGAAGTCACTCCTTCGTTACCCAGGAGTGTGTTTGTCTTCCATTTCTTAATAATTGCTCCCACAgctgatttcttcacaccaagttGCTTACcaattgcagattcagtcttcccagcctgatGCAGGTCAACAGCTTGTTCCTGGtatccttagacagctcttcgGTCTTGACCATTGGTCTTTGGTCTTGGAATGTGACTGTTtaaggttgtggacaggtgtctttaataTAGATAACGAGTTGAAACAGATGTCATTAATaaaggtaacgagtggaggacagaagatcttcttacagaagaagttagatagatagatagacctttattgtcattatcacaaggacaatgaaattgcagcaaccgtTTCAGTGCCACTTGCACTGAAACGGTTTGTTTACAGGTCTGTTAGGGACGGAAATCGTTATTTGTTATtaaccaaatacttattttctaccACAATTTCAcagtttacaaataaattctttcaaaatcaGATCACGTgattatctgttttttgtttttttttctcattttgtatTCATAGTTAAGgcatacctatgatgaaaattacgggcctctcatctttttaaatgggATAACATACACAACtagtggctgactaaatacttttttgccccactgtaagTCAATATTGTCTTTTATTAATTAGTTCATCTTAAGTCAAATCCTTGGTGTGAATGCAACTATTTCATAAGCTCAAACTCAGTTCCCAAAATGTTGTAAACTCAGACAACAggagaaacattaaaataatttttaatcactttgaaacagttgatgtattttttcctgAGTTTATGACCTGGCTCTTTCTGTGTCTTTATATGAACATGTGTCCTTCAGGTGTATGGAGAGTGCCAGGTATCAGTATTTGTTGACACTCAAGTCAAACTTCAAAGCTACTCTTGTGCCCTGCGTGAAGGtaaattgaagaatcaaacAGTTACATTTTCCATTATTGCACCCAAAggaatttgtgtttgtttgcctGCATTTTTATAAATAGCTTGTCCAAANNNNNNNNNNNNNNNNNNNNNNNNNNNNNNNNNNNNNNNNNNNNNNNNNNNNNNNNNNNNNNNNNNNNNNNNNNNNNNNNNCATGAACTATAATGAATAATCTAATTTCAGCCAAATGGCTCCAACACATTGCATCCTAAATTAAACCATACTCTGCAAAATTCGAACTTGAAGAAAGTACAAAGAcccttttttcaagaaaatgtgtcttattttctgccttgttataaaaataatattatcaagaaagattttcaaaaacaaaaacagttttagtttaaaaaaaacatctgttagaattttcttcttaaaattgtaaattcttGGCAAGATCATTTTCTTACCAACATttctttgcttatttaaagtaaaatgccAATAGGGTAAGAAATATTGAATTATTTCAAAGTACCCTGTTTTTGCAGTATATTTATTCATCTCACAAGAGCAACATCCCATAATGAGTCTTAGATTGATActaatttttgtacatttgtgttttaattcagtgtatttgtttgtttaaagaatACCTAATGCGACTATAATACATTCTAAGAATAAatactgctaaaataaatgATACAACTAAGAAGCTATAGTCATATtagataaaataatacaaaaatataagtaaaattTGTCTAAATTTCCACTCTGTCCACGCTTGTGTTCAGTTCCAGCTACTGCAGTGGTGGACGTGTGTCCTGACTGTCCCACAGCTGAAAACTTGAACGACCCGATTGTCGTGGAGACCGCCAATCTCTCTCTCCAGAGGTTTAATGAAGAAAGCCTATTGGCCAACTACTTCACCCTGGAGAACATTACTAAAGCCAGTTCCCAGGTAAACAATCTGCAGAGCCGATGAACTGGACTGTCCAGCAGGGAAAGAAGTAAAGGAGGGACGGGAACATGGTTGAGATCTGAAGTTTCACACATTGTCATGCTTTGTGTGTCTTTCCAGTGGGTTGTCTGGCCCTCTTACTTTGTGGAGTTCACCATTGTTGAGACGGTGTGTTCCAAGAAAGTAGATCCTATCGAGCTGAGCAGCTGCCCAACAATGAACTGCCAGTTTGCTGTGAGTTAAACATAAACTTTTGTNNNNNNNNNNNNNNNNNNNNNNNNNNNNNNNNNNNNNNNNNNNNNNNNNNNNNNNNNNNNNNNNNNNNNNNNNNNNNNNNNNNNNNNNNNNNNNNNNNNNNNNNNNNNNNNNNNNNNNNNNNNNNNNNNNNNNNNNNNTCCAAGAAAGTAGATCCTACTGAGCTGAGCAGCTGCCCAACAATGAACTGCCAGTTTGCTGTGAGTTAAACATAAACTAttgtttcttctcatttttgaAGGTTGTAACTTCCTATTCACTTCTAATTTTTTGTCCCTTTTCATGCtctaaaagtcaaaatatgttttaaaaataataaataaataaaatagaaaaatgcaatatCTTTTTACTCaagtataaaaatgtatttgatgtaatttaagcaaaaacttTAGCAAAACATTGCAGCccagaaaaaatacatcaaataattttttttttttaagaagatgTAAGGACTTTATCCCCTTGATTTCTTTGCTTTCAGCACAGAGGCTTCTGTTTGGGCACTCATGTTGCTCTGGAAGAGGAATTTGAAGCAAGAAACCCTGTTGGGAAAAAGGGCAACTCTTTTAAGAACCATAAACCTGTCGAGGTGAAGTGTGAGATCTATGAACCTCAGGTTTGTATCTGaagtacagaaaaaaaggaaaatgatactaaaatatgaaaaaaatcaaggtgACATACTGTATTTCCTCAATGTCCTTATGTGTCAGACGTgtacagattttctttaaaattaattcaaactgaacaaaaaaattaatgcagcacttttatttttactgagataaactcaaagatttgaaacattttctacaaacacaaaattatttgTCTCAAATATTGTTTACAAATTTGTCTAAGTATGTGATAGTAAGCTCTTCTTTGCTGAAATAAC encodes:
- the si:ch211-284e20.8 gene encoding fetuin-B, coding for MSGFLLVLCLALWHQGGTAGPDPPGCSSPDAVRAAEEALEQINQDRTSGYILSLNRLYDVSHTPQQERGGSVYTLTIDVMETKCHITSKKAWKQCQVKGIGDVPVYGECQVSVFVDTQVKLQSYSCALREVPATAVVDVCPDCPTAENLNDPIVVETANLSLQRFNEESLLANYFTLENITKASSQWVVWPSYFVEFTIVETVCSKKVDPIELSSCPTMNCQFAHRGFCLGTHVALEEEFEARNPVGKKGNSFKNHKPVEVKCEIYEPQAAVTEKVAHATAGSGHPELHDHNHTHLHAHEHVHSNSPSPAASKPQSPIGTVVNLPPPLRYAPMGSSCPGPRRHNLHLDKLKL